A region from the Hylaeus volcanicus isolate JK05 chromosome 6, UHH_iyHylVolc1.0_haploid, whole genome shotgun sequence genome encodes:
- the LOC128878200 gene encoding gem-associated protein 5 isoform X1 → MNETTLPPSPNWYLSNILACSFNGTVAWGGRNAIIVAKYNEGERTLQYSIIKHAHKDRVSYLAFTPPFEQVTDNLVASIGDDNTVKIWNVETLSMAFSHSLATDKQAIGVDWSYQDPFVVYFASSDGYVFSWNVFFDTISSILLGKMTPTCLASCPHDRHLVAVGSKNGLIYIVNFQRKWQTVYKLRGHDTEIVSLSWCPSKENVINKSQNIDLLLASGGKDRSIFIWRAGGDRRYEMTIPLPVGPLDSHQHRSKLNTSVGNWTAVRWVEPNLLLTSSSWGELLSWNLSTIMKNKPACQLIHAYHTRGLFCIAHVPTIQDNLREDWRVKHRLKIWTLAQDRRVICCSIKENNVETEHDIFTQSAYVYCIAACPFDTSRIAFGVGDGMLRIWNLSETHSTSFDITYLWQKIKGKIRTISWHPEKENLLAYATDEGRIGVFDTNGNKPILYRQYHRNTVYTISWGPHPESKQPVLYSCAEGELVFYDQGKPNQEPTSVLKMECTEFSWKPDFSCLAVGFENGSIYFLNRKFELCGYVKLSSVMVHCLVWHPESTATDSMYSPLKNYVAVAFKSTTIIIIDLSNFVDHLTKLENATENDNEKKCDSYKVHEVVASLTGHIQNVVCLAWSPYISGQLISGSYDHTAQVWNVETQELIATYTGHCGPVLCCIWSPLDPDYIITGSGDFTVRIWKVACNSATLPKEKVHKKSTKQDKKKQNKINMTVDVSARNSVAELVDTMLECSISNVPQTAQNSKTVSAVEIKKKKGNRMPYFAKSTKTMNDKTVLLNSLINIVKNSQNENVSDEQSPDTFYYMTPLFSKKEDFMTFLTNEKFGHIEENRHNVATEMDIWCDNLKQNLEKAAKEKRLNDFIISLSASLSMKTWKEMCELYAYQLVSEGNPYKAVSYLLCIHKTYKAIEVFQDANLYKEAYVLARCKLESDDPTLINVLKNWAKYSVCRCQFEEAAYIYAKLGEFSDTVKYLTRRKDPASIITASEIALLCSDDILSKTLAEEAIAGAMKNSEYDLVRSIIAKFPYLRYREVHLLALEELEHIIEKDIKLDTIQMWLDGKLNYGLLQKLKELFEDTSSYYTDLRQSNFCNTLENRHMLWLTVSYEIALAIVSAEKQQQLKHIVTALGAVAQFEVLHRKNVENRSNFLIEIIINLDAASPLDEESIYSKTDYPVSTGLRGYLCYAFLNWLVDNVDVETTNIHTQIYITLIENLIEDALNKRGVKQWSITNDIAKLESQIASILCKTQEEDKNEEHAESLVHELSMLKTEKKQLVDELVCVPNPAMVYSKANELADKISDETTKTKFLETVSKAWTNATS, encoded by the exons atgaatgaaactaCATTACCTCCCTCTCCAAATTGGTACTTAAGTAATATTCTTGCTTGTTCTTTTAATGGAACTGTTGCATGGGGTGGTAGAAATGCAATTATTGTTGCTAAGTACAACGAAGGTGAAAGAACATTACAGTATTCCATTATTAAACATGCTCACAAAGACAGAGTATCATATCTTGCTTTTACTCCTCCATTTGAACAAGTAACTGACAACTTAGTGGCTTCCATTGGCGATGATAATACAGTTAAAATATGGAATGTAGAAACATTGTCTATGGCATTCAGTCATTCCCTTGCAACT gaCAAACAAGCGATAGGTGTAGATTGGTCCTATCAAGATCCCTTTGTTGTATATTTTGCAAGCTCTGATGGTTATGTGTTTTCTTGgaatgttttctttgatactATCTCTTCTATATTATTAGGAAAGATGACACCTACTTGTCTTGCCTCTTGTCCTCATGATCGACACCTTGTTGCTGTGGGTTCTAAGAATGGTTTAATCTATATTGTcaattttcaaaggaaatgGCAAACAGTTTATAAACTGAGAGGACATGATACAGAGATAGTTAGTTTATCGTGGTGCCCTTCAAAAGagaatgttataaataaaagtcagAATATAGATTTACTTTTAGCATCAGGAGGAAAAGATAG atcaatttttatttggagaGCTGGTGGAGACAGACGATATGAAATGACAATTCCATTACCTGTAGGACCTCTTGATTCTCATCAACATAGAAGCAAATTAAACACATCAGTAGGTAATTGGACTGCAGTTCGTTGGGTAGAGCCTAACCTATTACTTACAAGTTCCTCTTGGGGTGAATTACTTTCTTGGAATTTATCAACAATAATGAAGAATAAACCTGCTTGCCAGTTAATACATGCATATCATACTAGGggtttattttgtattgcaCACGTACCGACTATACAAGACAATTTGAGAGAAGATTGGAGAGTCAAACACag GCTTAAAATTTGGACTTTGGCACAAGATCGTAGAGTTATTTGCTGtagtattaaagaaaataacgttGAAACGGAACATGATATTTTCACGCAAAGTGCGTATGTTTATTGCATTGCTGCCTGTCCATTTGACACTTCTCGTATTGCTTTTGGAGTTGGGGATGGAATGTTACGTATATGGAATTTGTCAGAAACGCATAGCACTTCATTTGATATAACTTATTTATGGCAAAAGATTAAGGGAAAGATTCGCACG ATATCATGGCATcctgaaaaggaaaatttgcTAGCATATGCAACTGACGAAGGTCGAATTGGTGTCTTTGATACAAATGGCAACAAGCCCATTTTGTACAGACAATATCACAGAAATACGGTATATACTATTAGTTGGGGTCCTCATCCAGAGAGTAAGCAGCCTGTTTTGTATTCCTGTGCGGAAGGAGAACTTGTATTCTATGATCAGGGAAAGCCAAATCAAGAACCAACGTCCGTATTGAAAATGGAATGTACAGAATTTTCTTGGAAGCCAGATTTTTCTTGCTTAGCAGTAGGATTTGAAAATggatcaatttattttcttaatcgCAAATTCGAGCTGTGCGGATATGTTAAACTTTCTTCAGTAATGGTACACTGCTTGGTGTGGCATCCTGAGAGCACGGCAACAGATTCGATGTATTCtccattgaaaaattatgtaGCTGTTGCCTTTAAATCgactacaataattataatagatCTATCCAATTTCGTGGatcatttaacaaaattagaaaatgcCACGGAAAATGATAATGAGAAAAAGTGTGATTCTTATAAGGTGCATGAAGTTGTAGCTAGCCTAACCGGACATATTCAGAATGTTGTTTGTTTAGCTTGGAGTCCATATATTAGCGGACAATTGATATCGGGAAGTTATGACCATACCGCACAG GTATGGAATGTTGAAACACAAGAGTTGATAGCTACTTATACAGGACATTGTGGTCCAGTACTATGTTGTATATGGAGTCCACTTGATCCTGATTACATTATAACTGGCTCTGGAGATTTCACAGTACGAATATGGAAAGTCGCTTGTAACAGTGCCACTTTGCCCAAAGAAAAAGTTCAtaaaaaatctacaaaacaagataaaaagaagcaaaacaaaataaatatgaccGTGGACGTTTCGGCTCGAAATAGCGTAGCAGAATTAGTTGATACTATGTTAGAGTGTTCGATTTCAAATGTTCCTCAAACTGCACAAa aCTCGAAGACAGTGTCGgcagtagaaataaaaaagaagaaaggtaATCGAATGCCATATTTTGCAAAAAGTACCAAAACAATGAATGATAAAACAGTTTTGCTTAATTCCCTCATAAACATTGTAAAGAACtcgcaaaatgaaaatgtaagcGATGAACAAAGTCCGGACACTTTCTATTATATGACAccattattttcgaaaaaagaagATTTTATGACATTTTTGACCAATGAAA AATTTGGCCATATCGAGGAAAACAGACATAATGTAGCAACAGAGATGGACATATGGTGTGACAAcctcaaacaaaatttagagaaaGCTGCCAAAGAAAAACGTCTCAATGACTTTATTATTTCACTTTCAGCTAGTCTTTCGATGAA aacATGGAAAGAAATGTGTGAACTGTACGCGTATCAATTGGTAAGCGAAGGTAATCCTTATAAAGCAGTATCTTATTTACTTTGCatacataaaacatacaaagCTATAGAAGTATTTCAAGATGcgaatttgtataaagaagCTTACGTTCTTGCAAGATGTAAACTTGAATCAGATGATCCAACCCtgataaatgtattaaaaaattgggCAAAATACAGTGTATGCAGATGTCAATTCGAAGAAGCGGCATACAT ttatgCCAAATTAGGAGAGTTTTCTGATACAGTAAAATATCTCACACGTCGTAAAGATCCAGCTTCTATAATAACTGCATCCGAAATTGCACTTTTATGTAGCGACGACATTCTCAGTAAAACTTTAGCCGAGGAAGCAATAGCTGGAGctatgaaaaattcagagTATGATTTAGTTCGAAGTATAATAGCGAAGTTTCCGTATCTCAGG taTCGTGAAGTTCATTTATTAGCCCTTGAAGAACTCGAACACATAATTGAGAAAGATATAAAGCTTGACACGATTCAAATGTGGTTGGacggaaaattaaattatggattacttcaaaaattaaaagaacttTTTGAAGATACTAGTTCTTACTACACTGATTTACgtcaaagtaatttttgtaataccCTAGAAAACAGGCATATG ttaTGGTTGACAGTTAGCTATGAAATTGCGTTGGCAATAGTTTCTGCTGAGAAACAACAACAGTTAAAACATATTGTTACAGCATTAGGCGCCGTTGCTCAGTTCGAAGTATTGCatcgaaaaaatgttgaaaatcgTAGTAATTTCttgattgaaattattataaacttaGATGCTGCAAGTCCATTGGACGAAGAAAGCATTTATTCAAAAACCGATTATCCTGTATCAACTGGTTTACGAGGTTATTTATGTTATGCGTTTTTGAATTGGCTCGTAGATAATGTAGATGTAGAAACCACGAATATCCACACCCAAATTTACATCactttaatagaaaatttgatcGAAGATGCTTTAAACAAACGAGGAGTAAAGCAGTGGTCAATTACGAACGACATTGCCAAATTGGAAAGTCAAATAGCTTCTAttctat gTAAAACGCAagaagaagataaaaatgagGAACATGCAGAATCTCTTGTACACGAATTAAGCATGTTAAAAACTGAAAAGAAACAGCTTGTCGATGAATTAGTTTGTGTTCCTAACCCTGCCATGGTTTACAGCAAGGCAAATGAATTAGCTGACAAGATATCGGATGAAACTACTAAAACTAAGTTTCTAGAAACTGTTTCTAAAGCATGGACAAATGCTACCTCATGA
- the LOC128878201 gene encoding nucleoporin Nup37, with product MDEALTTPPTFQLHFSKQIYCVELSPYEWSQQLICIALAEEIVIGTIKFQDEDETVEDIAYSPFRTFRHSVRPHAVAWSPETSLSVVPKVLMFCVAGADFKIRLYSSDMTNDTVHEMKGHKDYINSICYETEGEILASVSDDHTCKLWAVKEDDECISTFYLTSPGMSIRFHPEKSGKLLIGEKNGLIHMYDVRSQQAIMSLDADVVPLMSIDWGPNPLKVAGIAAGKLILWDISKPSPPLELRPLHMEGGLMVKFSPAYEYFVASIGRPDNLLKVTNIRSEQEVICGQVKLIGGISWHYKLPYICATSDREIRFWKVTLN from the exons ATGGACGAGGCCTTAACTACACCGCCTACGTTTCAATTGCATTTTTCCAAACAAATATATTGTGTTGAATTATCTCCGTACGAATGGTCTCAGCAATTAATTTGTATCGCTCTCGCCGAAGAAATCGTAATCGGCACGATTAAATTTCAG GATGAGGATGAGACTGTAGAAGATATTGCTTACAGTCCTTTTAGAACATTTCGTCATAGTGTCCGACCTCATGCTGTTGCTTGGAGTCCAGAAACCTCCCTGAGTGTTGTACCAAAAGTTCTTATGTTTTGTGTTGCTGGGGCAGATTTTAAAATAAGGTTATATAGCAGTGATATGACCAATGATACTGTACATGAG ATGAAAGGGCATAAAGATTACATAAACTCAATTTGTTATGAAACCGAAGGCGAGATATTGGCTTCCGTGTCTGATGATCATACATGTAAGCTTTGGGCTGTAAAAGAGGATGACGAATGCATTTccacattttatttaacatctCCTGGAATGAGTATACGTTTTCACCCTGAAAAGTCTGGAAAGCTTCTCATAGGAGAAAAGAATGGACTGATTCACATGTATGATGTACGAAGTCAACAAGCAATAATGTCCTTAGATGCAGATGTTGTTCCCTTAATGTCAATTGATTGGGGACCAAATCCATTAAAAGTGGCTGGTATAGCTGCTGGAAAATTAATCCTTTGGGATATATCTAAACCTAG CCCACCTCTAGAATTAAGACCCCTTCATATGGAAGGTGGATTAATGGTAAAATTTTCTCCAGcttatgaatattttgtagCAAGCATTGGCAGACcagataatttattaaaagttacaaatataAGATCTGAACAAGAAGTAATTTGTGGTCAAGTCAAATTAATAGGTGGAATATCATGGCACTATAAATTACCATATATTTGTGCTACAAGTGACAGAGAAATTCGTTTTTGGAAGGTaactttgaattaa
- the LOC128878200 gene encoding gem-associated protein 5 isoform X2, producing MNETTLPPSPNWYLSNILACSFNGTVAWGGRNAIIVAKYNEGERTLQYSIIKHAHKDRVSYLAFTPPFEQVTDNLVASIGDDNTVKIWNVETLSMAFSHSLATDKQAIGVDWSYQDPFVVYFASSDGYVFSWNVFFDTISSILLGKMTPTCLASCPHDRHLVAVGSKNGLIYIVNFQRKWQTVYKLRGHDTEIVSLSWCPSKENVINKSQNIDLLLASGGKDRSIFIWRAGGDRRYEMTIPLPVGPLDSHQHRSKLNTSVGNWTAVRWVEPNLLLTSSSWGELLSWNLSTIMKNKPACQLIHAYHTRGLFCIAHVPTIQDNLREDWRVKHRLKIWTLAQDRRVICCSIKENNVETEHDIFTQSAYVYCIAACPFDTSRIAFGVGDGMLRIWNLSETHSTSFDITYLWQKIKGKIRTISWHPEKENLLAYATDEGRIGVFDTNGNKPILYRQYHRNTVYTISWGPHPESKQPVLYSCAEGELVFYDQGKPNQEPTSVLKMECTEFSWKPDFSCLAVGFENGSIYFLNRKFELCGYVKLSSVMVHCLVWHPESTATDSMYSPLKNYVAVAFKSTTIIIIDLSNFVDHLTKLENATENDNEKKCDSYKVHEVVASLTGHIQNVVCLAWSPYISGQLISGSYDHTAQVWNVETQELIATYTGHCGPVLCCIWSPLDPDYIITGSGDFTVRIWKVACNSATLPKEKVHKKSTKQDKKKQNKINMTVDVSARNSVAELVDTMLECSISNVPQTAQNSKTVSAVEIKKKKGNRMPYFAKSTKTMNDKTVLLNSLINIVKNSQNENVSDEQSPDTFYYMTPLFSKKEDFMTFLTNEKFGHIEENRHNVATEMDIWCDNLKQNLEKAAKEKRLNDFIISLSASLSMKTWKEMCELYAYQLVSEGNPYKAVSYLLCIHKTYKAIEVFQDANLYKEAYVLARCKLESDDPTLINVLKNWAKYSVCRCQFEEAAYIYAKLGEFSDTVKYLTRRKDPASIITASEIALLCSDDILSKTLAEEAIAGAMKNSEYDLVRSIIAKFPYLRYREVHLLALEELEHIIEKDIKLDTIQMWLDGKLNYGLLQKLKELFEDTSSYYTDLRQSNFCNTLENRHMLWLTVSYEIALAIVSAEKQQQLKHIVTALGAVAQFEVLHRKNVENRSNFLIEIIINLDAASPLDEESIYSKTDYPVSTGLRGKTQEEDKNEEHAESLVHELSMLKTEKKQLVDELVCVPNPAMVYSKANELADKISDETTKTKFLETVSKAWTNATS from the exons atgaatgaaactaCATTACCTCCCTCTCCAAATTGGTACTTAAGTAATATTCTTGCTTGTTCTTTTAATGGAACTGTTGCATGGGGTGGTAGAAATGCAATTATTGTTGCTAAGTACAACGAAGGTGAAAGAACATTACAGTATTCCATTATTAAACATGCTCACAAAGACAGAGTATCATATCTTGCTTTTACTCCTCCATTTGAACAAGTAACTGACAACTTAGTGGCTTCCATTGGCGATGATAATACAGTTAAAATATGGAATGTAGAAACATTGTCTATGGCATTCAGTCATTCCCTTGCAACT gaCAAACAAGCGATAGGTGTAGATTGGTCCTATCAAGATCCCTTTGTTGTATATTTTGCAAGCTCTGATGGTTATGTGTTTTCTTGgaatgttttctttgatactATCTCTTCTATATTATTAGGAAAGATGACACCTACTTGTCTTGCCTCTTGTCCTCATGATCGACACCTTGTTGCTGTGGGTTCTAAGAATGGTTTAATCTATATTGTcaattttcaaaggaaatgGCAAACAGTTTATAAACTGAGAGGACATGATACAGAGATAGTTAGTTTATCGTGGTGCCCTTCAAAAGagaatgttataaataaaagtcagAATATAGATTTACTTTTAGCATCAGGAGGAAAAGATAG atcaatttttatttggagaGCTGGTGGAGACAGACGATATGAAATGACAATTCCATTACCTGTAGGACCTCTTGATTCTCATCAACATAGAAGCAAATTAAACACATCAGTAGGTAATTGGACTGCAGTTCGTTGGGTAGAGCCTAACCTATTACTTACAAGTTCCTCTTGGGGTGAATTACTTTCTTGGAATTTATCAACAATAATGAAGAATAAACCTGCTTGCCAGTTAATACATGCATATCATACTAGGggtttattttgtattgcaCACGTACCGACTATACAAGACAATTTGAGAGAAGATTGGAGAGTCAAACACag GCTTAAAATTTGGACTTTGGCACAAGATCGTAGAGTTATTTGCTGtagtattaaagaaaataacgttGAAACGGAACATGATATTTTCACGCAAAGTGCGTATGTTTATTGCATTGCTGCCTGTCCATTTGACACTTCTCGTATTGCTTTTGGAGTTGGGGATGGAATGTTACGTATATGGAATTTGTCAGAAACGCATAGCACTTCATTTGATATAACTTATTTATGGCAAAAGATTAAGGGAAAGATTCGCACG ATATCATGGCATcctgaaaaggaaaatttgcTAGCATATGCAACTGACGAAGGTCGAATTGGTGTCTTTGATACAAATGGCAACAAGCCCATTTTGTACAGACAATATCACAGAAATACGGTATATACTATTAGTTGGGGTCCTCATCCAGAGAGTAAGCAGCCTGTTTTGTATTCCTGTGCGGAAGGAGAACTTGTATTCTATGATCAGGGAAAGCCAAATCAAGAACCAACGTCCGTATTGAAAATGGAATGTACAGAATTTTCTTGGAAGCCAGATTTTTCTTGCTTAGCAGTAGGATTTGAAAATggatcaatttattttcttaatcgCAAATTCGAGCTGTGCGGATATGTTAAACTTTCTTCAGTAATGGTACACTGCTTGGTGTGGCATCCTGAGAGCACGGCAACAGATTCGATGTATTCtccattgaaaaattatgtaGCTGTTGCCTTTAAATCgactacaataattataatagatCTATCCAATTTCGTGGatcatttaacaaaattagaaaatgcCACGGAAAATGATAATGAGAAAAAGTGTGATTCTTATAAGGTGCATGAAGTTGTAGCTAGCCTAACCGGACATATTCAGAATGTTGTTTGTTTAGCTTGGAGTCCATATATTAGCGGACAATTGATATCGGGAAGTTATGACCATACCGCACAG GTATGGAATGTTGAAACACAAGAGTTGATAGCTACTTATACAGGACATTGTGGTCCAGTACTATGTTGTATATGGAGTCCACTTGATCCTGATTACATTATAACTGGCTCTGGAGATTTCACAGTACGAATATGGAAAGTCGCTTGTAACAGTGCCACTTTGCCCAAAGAAAAAGTTCAtaaaaaatctacaaaacaagataaaaagaagcaaaacaaaataaatatgaccGTGGACGTTTCGGCTCGAAATAGCGTAGCAGAATTAGTTGATACTATGTTAGAGTGTTCGATTTCAAATGTTCCTCAAACTGCACAAa aCTCGAAGACAGTGTCGgcagtagaaataaaaaagaagaaaggtaATCGAATGCCATATTTTGCAAAAAGTACCAAAACAATGAATGATAAAACAGTTTTGCTTAATTCCCTCATAAACATTGTAAAGAACtcgcaaaatgaaaatgtaagcGATGAACAAAGTCCGGACACTTTCTATTATATGACAccattattttcgaaaaaagaagATTTTATGACATTTTTGACCAATGAAA AATTTGGCCATATCGAGGAAAACAGACATAATGTAGCAACAGAGATGGACATATGGTGTGACAAcctcaaacaaaatttagagaaaGCTGCCAAAGAAAAACGTCTCAATGACTTTATTATTTCACTTTCAGCTAGTCTTTCGATGAA aacATGGAAAGAAATGTGTGAACTGTACGCGTATCAATTGGTAAGCGAAGGTAATCCTTATAAAGCAGTATCTTATTTACTTTGCatacataaaacatacaaagCTATAGAAGTATTTCAAGATGcgaatttgtataaagaagCTTACGTTCTTGCAAGATGTAAACTTGAATCAGATGATCCAACCCtgataaatgtattaaaaaattgggCAAAATACAGTGTATGCAGATGTCAATTCGAAGAAGCGGCATACAT ttatgCCAAATTAGGAGAGTTTTCTGATACAGTAAAATATCTCACACGTCGTAAAGATCCAGCTTCTATAATAACTGCATCCGAAATTGCACTTTTATGTAGCGACGACATTCTCAGTAAAACTTTAGCCGAGGAAGCAATAGCTGGAGctatgaaaaattcagagTATGATTTAGTTCGAAGTATAATAGCGAAGTTTCCGTATCTCAGG taTCGTGAAGTTCATTTATTAGCCCTTGAAGAACTCGAACACATAATTGAGAAAGATATAAAGCTTGACACGATTCAAATGTGGTTGGacggaaaattaaattatggattacttcaaaaattaaaagaacttTTTGAAGATACTAGTTCTTACTACACTGATTTACgtcaaagtaatttttgtaataccCTAGAAAACAGGCATATG ttaTGGTTGACAGTTAGCTATGAAATTGCGTTGGCAATAGTTTCTGCTGAGAAACAACAACAGTTAAAACATATTGTTACAGCATTAGGCGCCGTTGCTCAGTTCGAAGTATTGCatcgaaaaaatgttgaaaatcgTAGTAATTTCttgattgaaattattataaacttaGATGCTGCAAGTCCATTGGACGAAGAAAGCATTTATTCAAAAACCGATTATCCTGTATCAACTGGTTTACGAG gTAAAACGCAagaagaagataaaaatgagGAACATGCAGAATCTCTTGTACACGAATTAAGCATGTTAAAAACTGAAAAGAAACAGCTTGTCGATGAATTAGTTTGTGTTCCTAACCCTGCCATGGTTTACAGCAAGGCAAATGAATTAGCTGACAAGATATCGGATGAAACTACTAAAACTAAGTTTCTAGAAACTGTTTCTAAAGCATGGACAAATGCTACCTCATGA